The following nucleotide sequence is from Acidobacteriota bacterium.
GCGCTCGCCGTCGACGATCACGATCCGGCCGCCCGGACGGAGCACGCGGACGGCCTCGGCGACGATTGCCGATTGCGACGCCTCGTCGAGCTCGGCGAGTGGGCTCAACACGACGACGATGTCTCGCGAGGCGGCATCGAAGGGGAGCGCGGTGGGCGGTGCCGGCGCGAACTCCACGAGCGCGCCGGCGTCGGCCGCGGCCGCGTCGACGCGCTCCGCCGCGCCGTCCTCCGAATCGCAGACGATCGTCTGTCCGGTGAGCGCCGTCACGCGCGCGATCTCCGCGGCGAGCGGCGCATCGTGCGCGCCGACGATCGCGACGAGATCGCCGGCCTTCGCGCCGACCATTGCGAGCGCGGTGTGGTGAGGCGAGAGTCCCTTCTTGAGCCAGCTCGGCATCGGAGGTGCGCGCAACCCGGATGATATAGTTTTCGGCCGTGATGAAGAACGTGTCTATTGCACCTGCCAGCGGCAAGCTCGGCGTGCTGCTGGTCGGTCTGGGCGCCGTCAGCACGACGACGATTGCCGGCGTCCTCGCGATCCGCAAGGGGCTCGCGAAGCCCATCGGATCGCTGACGCAGATGGGCACCGTCCGGCTCGGCAAACGCACCGAGGGACGTTCGCCGCTCATCAAGGACTTCGTGCCGCTCGCCGATCTGGATCACGTCGTGTTCGGTGGGTGGGACATCTTCGAGGACGACTGCTTCGAGGCGGCGAAGCACGCCGGCGTGCTCGAGGACAGGCTGCTCGATCAGGTCAAGGACGAGCTGGCCGCCATCAAGCCGATGTCCGCCGTCTTCGATCGGCAGTACGTGAAGCGGCTCGACGGTCCCAACGTCAAGAAGGGACGGACCAAGAAGGATCTGGCCGACCAGTTGGTCGCCGACATCCGCAGGTTCAAGGCGGAGAACGGGTGCGATCGGCTCGTGCTGATCTGGGCCGGGAGCACCGAGATCTTCATGCAGGAGGCGCCGTGCCACCAGTCGCTCGCGGCGTTCGAGCGCGGCCTCTCCGAGAACGATCCGGCCATCGCCTCGAGCATGATCTACGCCTACGCCGCGATCAGCGAAGGGATTCCCTACGGCAACGCGGCGCCGAACCTCAGCGCCGAAGTGCCCGCCCTCCAGGAGCTGGCGGCGAAGACCGGCGCGCCCGTGTGCGGCAGCGACATGAAGACGGGCCAGACGCTGATCAAGACGATCATCGCGCCCGGGCTGAAGGCGCGGCTGATCGGCGTGAGCGGCTGGTACTCCACGAACATCCTGGGGAACCGCGACGGCGAGGTGCTCGACGATCCGGAGTCCTTCAAGACGAAGGAGGAGAGCAAGAAGGGCGCGCTCGACTACATCTTCCAGCCGCACCTCTACCCGGATCTCTACAAGGACATCGCCCACGTCGTCCGGATCAACTACTACCCGCCGCGCGGCGACAACAAGGAAGGCTGGGACAACATCGACATCTTCGGCTGGCTCGGCTATCCGATGCAGTTGAAGGTGAACTTCCTCTGCCGCGACAGCATCCTGGCCGCGCCGATCGTGCTCGACGTTGCGCTCTTCCTCGACCTGGCGAAGCGCGCCGGCATGAAGGGCATCCAGGAGTGGTTGTCGTTCTACTTCAAGAGCCCGATGTACGCGCCGGGACTCTACCCCGAGCACGATCTCTTCATCCAGTTGATGAAGCTGAAGAACACGCTCCGCTACCTGCGTGGCGAAGAGCTCATCACGCACCTCGGCCGGGAGTACTACGACTAGCCGATGAGCCGCTTCCAGCCCGCGCTGCTCGGGGGACTGTTCATCGGCGTGCTGTCGTCGCTGCCGATCGTCGGCTGGGCGAACACCTGCTGCTGCCTCTGGGTGGTCTCTGGCGGCGCGCTGACGGCCTACCTCCTGCAGCAGGCGACGCCGGCGCCGATCCAGGCCGCCGACGCGGCGCTCCAGGGCCTGCTCGCCGGCGCGCTCGGCGCGATCCTGTACCTCGCGGTGTTCTCGCTGATCGTCTCGACCGACGCCGGCGTCGAGTTCGAGGAGCGGCTGCGGAGCGCGCTGGAGAGCAACCCGCAGGTGCCGATCGAGGTGCGCGATCGCGTGCTCGGCATCTTCGCCGGCGGCAGCTTTCTGTTCCTGTTGAGTCTCGTGACGATTCCCGCGTACGCCGTGGCCAGCATGATCGGGTCGCTCCTCGGCATGCTGGTCGTCCGCAAGAAGACCCCGCCGTCGCTGCCCGCCTGACGGCGCCACCGCTCCGGAGGACCGATGGCCGAGACGACGA
It contains:
- a CDS encoding methyltransferase domain-containing protein, translating into MPSWLKKGLSPHHTALAMVGAKAGDLVAIVGAHDAPLAAEIARVTALTGQTIVCDSEDGAAERVDAAAADAGALVEFAPAPPTALPFDAASRDIVVVLSPLAELDEASQSAIVAEAVRVLRPGGRIVIVDGERKGGLLGGFRRGRPRLPSDAALRLLDRAGTRARRQLADVDGVAFYEGRRE
- a CDS encoding inositol-3-phosphate synthase, whose amino-acid sequence is MKNVSIAPASGKLGVLLVGLGAVSTTTIAGVLAIRKGLAKPIGSLTQMGTVRLGKRTEGRSPLIKDFVPLADLDHVVFGGWDIFEDDCFEAAKHAGVLEDRLLDQVKDELAAIKPMSAVFDRQYVKRLDGPNVKKGRTKKDLADQLVADIRRFKAENGCDRLVLIWAGSTEIFMQEAPCHQSLAAFERGLSENDPAIASSMIYAYAAISEGIPYGNAAPNLSAEVPALQELAAKTGAPVCGSDMKTGQTLIKTIIAPGLKARLIGVSGWYSTNILGNRDGEVLDDPESFKTKEESKKGALDYIFQPHLYPDLYKDIAHVVRINYYPPRGDNKEGWDNIDIFGWLGYPMQLKVNFLCRDSILAAPIVLDVALFLDLAKRAGMKGIQEWLSFYFKSPMYAPGLYPEHDLFIQLMKLKNTLRYLRGEELITHLGREYYD